One Seleniivibrio woodruffii DNA window includes the following coding sequences:
- a CDS encoding DUF3795 domain-containing protein, translated as MSDKGTPVLAAVCGLYCGGCALYIATQRNDIKTLAQLAETYGTAVENLKCDGCRSGRVSSYCGDCGLIKCASEKGYQSCGECDENSTCELLVTFQKAKPDRKDIRKDFKRISEVGVHAWVAEMRQRYACPACGYPNSAYDLKCRKCGHEPANAYVAEHMDEIKEHLKDQKNG; from the coding sequence ATGAGTGACAAAGGAACGCCTGTACTTGCGGCGGTTTGCGGACTTTACTGCGGCGGATGTGCGCTGTATATAGCCACTCAGCGCAACGATATAAAAACGCTGGCGCAGCTTGCGGAAACCTACGGCACTGCCGTTGAAAATCTTAAGTGTGACGGATGCCGTTCCGGCAGGGTTTCGTCATACTGCGGCGACTGCGGGCTGATTAAATGCGCGTCTGAAAAAGGATATCAGAGCTGCGGCGAGTGCGATGAGAACTCAACCTGCGAGCTTCTTGTGACCTTTCAGAAGGCAAAACCGGACAGAAAAGACATCCGGAAGGATTTTAAACGGATTTCAGAGGTCGGTGTTCATGCTTGGGTGGCAGAGATGCGCCAGAGATATGCCTGCCCCGCCTGCGGATACCCGAACTCGGCTTATGACCTGAAATGCCGCAAATGCGGACACGAACCCGCAAACGCATACGTTGCTGAGCACATGGACGAGATAAAAGAGCATCTTAAAGATCAGAAAAACGGCTGA
- a CDS encoding circularly permuted type 2 ATP-grasp protein, whose translation MSINWNDYDPGRFYDELFESKGKPREASRDVFRHLQTLSTQDIYRRKKTADAAIVELGITFTVYSDGTNIDRAWPFDIIPRVICGMEWKRAEEGLKQRLKVLNLFINDLYNNQDIIKSGIVPADVITTSKNFRKECIGMTPAHGAWANICGSDIVRDGDGTLYVLEDNLRVPSGVSYMLENRKITKRVFPELFKDINIIPVDDYPAKLFDMLTSIAPKCDKEPEIVVLTPGVFNSAYFEHAFLAQQMGAELVEGADLFVDSDDMVYMKTIEGLTKVDVIYRRIDDDFIDPEVFRPDSALGVPGLMRAWKKGNVGIANAPGTGVADDKVVYAYVPAMIEFYLGEKPLIPNVETYLCREADQREYVLANLEKLVVKPANESGGYGMLVGPHAKQEQIEQFRELILENPRNYIAQPTLALSVTPTLTDDGNLAGRHVDLRPFILQGESSYCTAGGLTRVALREGSLVVNSSQGGGSKDTWIIDPEEV comes from the coding sequence ATGTCCATTAATTGGAACGATTACGACCCCGGGAGATTTTACGACGAGCTTTTCGAATCGAAGGGTAAACCCAGAGAGGCGAGCCGCGATGTCTTCCGCCACCTGCAAACGCTTTCAACGCAGGATATCTACCGGAGAAAAAAGACCGCCGATGCCGCAATAGTCGAGCTTGGGATAACGTTCACAGTCTACAGCGACGGAACGAACATCGACCGTGCGTGGCCGTTCGACATTATCCCCAGAGTTATCTGCGGAATGGAATGGAAAAGGGCGGAAGAGGGGCTTAAGCAGAGGCTTAAGGTTCTGAACCTGTTCATAAACGATCTTTACAACAATCAGGACATAATAAAGAGCGGAATCGTACCTGCGGATGTCATTACCACATCCAAAAACTTCCGTAAGGAGTGCATCGGCATGACCCCTGCCCACGGAGCATGGGCGAACATCTGCGGAAGCGACATAGTGCGTGACGGCGACGGAACGCTGTATGTTCTGGAGGACAACCTGCGTGTACCCTCCGGCGTTTCCTACATGCTGGAGAACCGCAAGATAACCAAGCGGGTATTTCCGGAACTGTTCAAGGATATCAACATCATACCCGTGGACGACTACCCTGCGAAGCTGTTCGACATGCTGACCTCAATAGCCCCCAAATGCGACAAGGAACCGGAGATAGTTGTTCTCACTCCTGGAGTGTTCAACTCGGCCTACTTCGAGCATGCTTTCCTCGCCCAGCAGATGGGTGCGGAGCTTGTTGAGGGTGCAGACCTGTTCGTGGATTCCGACGACATGGTTTACATGAAGACCATAGAGGGGCTGACGAAGGTGGATGTCATATACCGCAGGATAGACGATGATTTCATCGACCCAGAGGTGTTCAGGCCTGATTCGGCACTGGGCGTTCCGGGGCTTATGCGTGCATGGAAAAAGGGCAACGTAGGGATAGCCAACGCACCGGGAACGGGGGTTGCCGACGACAAGGTTGTCTATGCCTATGTGCCTGCGATGATAGAGTTTTATCTGGGTGAAAAACCTTTGATACCGAACGTTGAGACCTATCTGTGCCGTGAGGCCGACCAGCGGGAATACGTTCTGGCGAATCTGGAAAAGCTGGTGGTGAAACCCGCCAACGAATCCGGCGGCTACGGAATGCTCGTAGGCCCCCATGCAAAACAGGAACAGATAGAACAGTTCAGGGAACTTATACTGGAAAATCCCAGAAATTATATAGCACAGCCCACTCTGGCGCTTTCGGTGACACCGACCCTCACCGACGACGGCAACCTTGCCGGACGCCATGTGGATCTGCGCCCCTTCATCCTTCAGGGCGAAAGCTCATACTGCACGGCGGGCGGGCTGACCCGTGTTGCCCTGCGTGAAGGCTCTCTGGTGGTTAACTCATCACAGGGCGGCGGCAGTAAGGACACTTGGATAATCGATCCGGAGGAGGTGTAA
- a CDS encoding class I SAM-dependent methyltransferase → MAQSKSYRLLDSGQGRKLEDVGGFIIDRPCGQAVWEKTLKDGRWQEVHAIFSREGGSSWSYRKNMPAEWIIDLDGLKFHISPTDFGHLGVFPEHRYSWGWVRERIVNANRPLKVLNLFSYSGAATIAAAKEGAEVTHVDASQKINDLAKRNLKLNGLESSKVRFITDDVIKYLRREEKRGTKYDGVILDPPSFGRGSRGEVFKIDTHLPEILKLIKKILHQNASFVVLTCHTPGYTPMTLKNLLVQMMAGTKGEIETSELTLDRGETEIPVPAGFFAAWKRQGL, encoded by the coding sequence ATGGCACAGTCAAAATCCTACCGTCTGCTGGACAGCGGACAGGGCAGAAAACTTGAGGACGTCGGCGGTTTCATCATCGACAGACCCTGCGGTCAGGCAGTCTGGGAAAAAACCCTTAAAGACGGCAGATGGCAGGAGGTTCACGCCATATTCTCCAGAGAGGGCGGCAGCAGCTGGTCATACAGAAAAAACATGCCCGCTGAATGGATAATCGACCTTGACGGGCTTAAATTCCACATCTCACCCACCGATTTCGGACATCTGGGCGTGTTCCCCGAACACCGCTACTCTTGGGGCTGGGTGCGTGAACGCATAGTAAATGCCAACCGCCCCCTGAAAGTCCTGAACCTCTTCTCCTATTCCGGTGCGGCAACAATAGCTGCCGCAAAAGAGGGGGCGGAGGTGACCCATGTTGACGCATCACAGAAGATAAACGATCTGGCCAAGCGCAACCTGAAACTGAACGGACTTGAAAGCTCAAAAGTGCGCTTTATCACTGACGACGTAATCAAATATCTCAGACGTGAAGAGAAGCGTGGAACGAAATACGACGGGGTGATACTCGACCCGCCCAGCTTCGGCAGGGGAAGCAGGGGCGAGGTGTTCAAGATCGACACCCACCTTCCTGAAATTCTGAAACTCATAAAAAAAATACTGCATCAGAACGCATCCTTTGTGGTTCTGACATGCCATACACCCGGCTATACACCAATGACGCTGAAAAATCTGCTGGTGCAGATGATGGCGGGAACAAAAGGCGAAATTGAGACATCGGAGCTGACTCTCGACAGGGGAGAAACCGAAATTCCGGTTCCCGCTGGATTCTTCGCCGCATGGAAGAGACAGGGACTTTGA
- a CDS encoding FAD/NAD(P)-binding protein, producing the protein MRIPLKKSGYEINKAEVVKITPMTATEKLYEIRLKNGESLDHDPGQFVEVSIFGAGEAPISVCSSPTNQDTFELCIRKVGRMTSVLHNLKVGDEVGIRGPFGVGFPVNLLKGRDTIFIAGGLGIAPMRSVINYVLDERRDFGKVDILLGCKSPQNMLFGNEVADWAERMDVNFCCTVDKADPDWKGNIGLITTLIPGVNFNPDNTFAVVCGPPEMYIYVIQELLKKGMPDNRIYVSLERHMKCGMGRCGHCQIHQYYCCMDGPVFPYDKVKDLEGAI; encoded by the coding sequence ATGAGAATACCCTTGAAAAAATCGGGTTACGAGATAAACAAGGCGGAGGTGGTTAAGATAACCCCTATGACCGCCACCGAAAAGCTTTACGAAATACGCCTGAAAAATGGCGAGAGCCTCGACCACGACCCCGGTCAGTTTGTTGAGGTTTCCATATTCGGAGCGGGCGAAGCACCCATATCAGTGTGCTCCTCTCCCACAAATCAGGACACTTTCGAGCTTTGCATCCGCAAGGTGGGGCGTATGACCTCGGTTCTGCACAACCTGAAAGTGGGCGACGAAGTGGGCATAAGAGGGCCGTTTGGTGTCGGATTCCCCGTTAACCTGCTTAAGGGGCGGGATACGATATTCATTGCGGGCGGGCTTGGCATAGCCCCCATGCGTTCCGTTATAAACTACGTTCTGGACGAGCGGCGGGATTTCGGCAAGGTCGATATTCTGCTGGGATGCAAATCCCCTCAGAACATGCTTTTCGGAAACGAGGTTGCCGACTGGGCGGAGCGGATGGACGTGAATTTCTGCTGCACGGTGGACAAGGCCGACCCCGATTGGAAGGGTAATATAGGACTTATAACGACACTTATTCCGGGGGTTAATTTTAACCCTGACAATACTTTTGCGGTGGTGTGCGGTCCTCCGGAAATGTATATATACGTCATTCAGGAACTGCTGAAAAAAGGTATGCCGGACAACAGGATATATGTTTCTCTGGAACGGCATATGAAATGCGGAATGGGCAGATGCGGTCACTGTCAGATACACCAGTATTACTGCTGTATGGACGGTCCCGTGTTCCCTTATGACAAGGTGAAAGACCTTGAGGGGGCCATATGA
- a CDS encoding cytochrome B gives MKQTPKVAFFDLACCEGCQLQVANLGEELLDLLGHIEVVEFREIMSEKWDGEYDLAIIEGSVTNEEAEEKVREIRRRSKMLMSYGACAVNGGINGIKNKTPMEENGRIVYGDRFKDYPSMPTRAVGDIVEVDYIVPGCPIYPPEFLKVLKSALAGLEYIIPDHAVCVECRFNENECMYEKGINCMGPITRAGCNSWCLNNGNRCYGCRGLLSNPNIHGARDVMKKYDLDPDALLKSIDMYNAAAGAADE, from the coding sequence ATGAAACAGACCCCCAAAGTTGCGTTTTTTGATCTGGCCTGTTGCGAGGGCTGTCAGCTTCAGGTTGCAAACCTCGGCGAGGAGCTTCTGGATCTGCTCGGCCACATAGAGGTGGTTGAGTTTCGTGAGATAATGAGCGAAAAATGGGACGGTGAATACGATCTGGCCATCATAGAGGGCAGTGTCACCAACGAAGAGGCGGAGGAGAAGGTCAGAGAGATCCGCCGCAGATCAAAAATGCTGATGTCATACGGCGCATGCGCAGTCAACGGCGGCATAAACGGAATAAAGAACAAGACTCCCATGGAGGAGAACGGCAGAATAGTTTACGGCGACAGGTTCAAAGATTATCCGTCCATGCCCACAAGGGCTGTCGGGGACATCGTTGAGGTGGACTATATAGTGCCTGGCTGTCCCATATATCCGCCGGAGTTTCTCAAGGTGCTGAAAAGTGCACTGGCAGGGCTGGAATACATCATTCCTGACCATGCTGTGTGCGTTGAGTGCCGTTTCAACGAGAACGAATGCATGTATGAAAAGGGCATAAACTGCATGGGGCCGATCACAAGGGCGGGCTGCAACAGCTGGTGTCTGAACAACGGAAACAGATGCTACGGATGCAGAGGACTGCTCAGCAACCCGAACATACACGGTGCGAGGGACGTTATGAAAAAATATGACCTCGACCCTGACGCACTGCTGAAATCCATAGATATGTACAACGCCGCCGCAGGAGCCGCCGATGAGTAA
- a CDS encoding Ni/Fe hydrogenase subunit alpha, whose translation MSKNLSVNVEFLTRVEGHGHIVVDMKNGVLNKCELQIVEAPRFFEAMVRGRSIFELQHITCRICGICSCGHSLASIQAAEDAIGFTPSEQTLQLRKLLLHLENLDSHILHIYMLAAPDMLGKKSALALTATHGDAVRRALRMKKCCNDACAVLVGRHVHPISSTVGGFTKIPSEADLLEMRKQFSAMKQDLLPTLELAKTFVFPEFHRETEYVALKNDSEYALLSGKVSSSRGVLKDKSEYKSITNEYLVPHSTAKHARLTGDSYMVGALARFNINYEKLHPLAKYAADELKMKPVCSNPYLNTAAQIVECFHFVEDSIHIIDRLLEKGTDKSEAVIVGLNENEVIKVKAGRGVGAVEVPRGLLYHCYEVDERGTILSADCVIPTGQNLANIELDMRQLASMVCDKTQEEATLLFEMMVRAYDPCISCSTHVLEVDFV comes from the coding sequence ATGAGTAAGAACCTCTCTGTGAACGTTGAGTTTCTCACCCGTGTGGAAGGGCACGGCCACATCGTTGTGGATATGAAGAACGGGGTACTGAATAAGTGTGAACTGCAGATAGTTGAAGCTCCACGCTTTTTCGAGGCCATGGTGCGGGGCAGAAGTATTTTCGAACTCCAGCACATAACCTGCCGGATCTGCGGAATATGCTCGTGCGGTCACAGTCTGGCCAGTATTCAGGCGGCCGAGGATGCCATAGGGTTCACACCCTCCGAGCAGACTCTTCAGCTTCGCAAACTCCTGCTCCATCTTGAAAATCTCGACAGTCACATTCTTCATATATACATGCTTGCCGCACCCGATATGCTCGGGAAAAAGAGTGCTCTGGCACTCACAGCAACCCACGGCGATGCAGTCCGCAGAGCGTTGAGGATGAAAAAATGCTGTAACGATGCCTGTGCGGTGCTTGTGGGTAGGCACGTCCATCCCATATCGTCCACCGTCGGCGGGTTCACAAAGATACCGTCTGAGGCAGATCTGCTTGAGATGCGTAAACAGTTTTCCGCCATGAAGCAGGATCTTCTGCCCACGCTGGAACTGGCAAAAACCTTTGTTTTTCCCGAATTTCACCGTGAAACCGAGTACGTTGCACTGAAAAACGACAGCGAATACGCCCTTTTAAGCGGAAAAGTGTCCTCAAGCAGGGGCGTTCTGAAAGATAAATCCGAATATAAGTCCATCACCAATGAATATCTTGTGCCCCACTCCACAGCCAAACACGCAAGGCTGACGGGCGACTCCTATATGGTGGGCGCACTGGCAAGATTCAACATTAACTATGAAAAGCTCCATCCGCTGGCAAAATATGCCGCAGACGAGCTTAAAATGAAGCCTGTATGCTCAAATCCCTATCTGAACACTGCGGCGCAGATCGTCGAGTGCTTCCACTTTGTTGAGGATTCAATCCATATCATCGACAGGCTCCTTGAAAAAGGAACGGACAAGTCAGAAGCGGTGATTGTGGGGCTGAATGAGAACGAGGTCATCAAGGTTAAGGCCGGACGTGGCGTCGGGGCTGTTGAAGTTCCCAGAGGACTTCTGTACCACTGCTACGAGGTGGACGAGAGGGGAACGATACTCTCCGCCGATTGTGTTATCCCCACGGGGCAGAATCTTGCGAACATAGAGCTTGATATGCGTCAGCTGGCTTCTATGGTCTGCGACAAAACTCAGGAGGAGGCGACCCTTCTTTTCGAGATGATGGTGCGGGCATATGACCCCTGCATCTCCTGCTCAACACACGTTCTGGAGGTGGATTTTGTCTGA
- a CDS encoding M48 family metallopeptidase — MPRSSTTAAEFKELSVNTPHGEILFTHEIKHGLKRVYIRINNDGKVMLRSARMSINEARGIILSKSGWIQAKLAEKRTNAVFDPLQNMHYLGVQYENQWIFNEKMGIGSVKIGFQAGKCVFEYNPQMMRDEILLEKLDGFYRKEAKKIVPPLVEKWSAAMGLKQKSVTFRKARSRWGSCSSKGGLSFNIYLAKLPPECIEYVVVHELAHLAHHNHGAQFWALVGRYIPDYQRLRRSMKQFAV; from the coding sequence TTGCCAAGATCATCAACAACAGCCGCTGAGTTCAAAGAGCTTTCCGTAAACACTCCCCACGGGGAAATTCTCTTTACCCACGAGATAAAACACGGCCTGAAGCGTGTATATATCCGTATAAATAATGACGGAAAAGTCATGCTTCGTTCTGCACGAATGTCCATTAATGAGGCAAGGGGCATAATTCTGTCAAAATCCGGCTGGATTCAGGCAAAATTGGCTGAAAAACGGACGAATGCCGTTTTTGACCCCCTTCAGAATATGCATTATCTGGGGGTGCAGTATGAAAATCAGTGGATCTTCAATGAAAAAATGGGAATAGGCTCCGTAAAAATCGGATTTCAGGCCGGAAAATGTGTCTTTGAGTATAACCCGCAGATGATGCGTGATGAGATACTGCTTGAAAAGCTGGACGGATTCTATCGGAAGGAGGCGAAGAAAATTGTGCCGCCTCTGGTGGAAAAATGGTCTGCTGCCATGGGTTTAAAACAGAAAAGCGTAACGTTTCGCAAGGCAAGAAGCCGCTGGGGCAGCTGTTCGTCGAAGGGCGGTCTGTCGTTCAATATCTATCTGGCGAAGCTTCCTCCTGAATGCATCGAATACGTTGTAGTTCACGAACTTGCCCACCTTGCCCATCATAACCACGGAGCGCAATTCTGGGCTCTTGTGGGAAGGTATATTCCAGATTACCAACGCCTGCGCAGGTCTATGAAACAGTTTGCTGTGTAA
- a CDS encoding RluA family pseudouridine synthase, with the protein MEILFADNHVIAATKPAGIPTQPSDGHRDSFEESVKLWLKERDGKTGNVFLHALHRLDTPVSGAVLFAKTDKALSRLNASMRDKKHKKVYMAVVEGVFKNTSGTLKHYHSHMRFMAKVTDKPHEGSKEAVLTYEVKAVDGGRSLVEITLDTGRYHQIRSQFAHIGHPIFGDEKYGSKNRMDSGAIALHHYRMGFVHPVSKEFVTVVSPLPDVFPFSRFSDL; encoded by the coding sequence ATGGAAATACTCTTTGCCGACAACCATGTGATAGCCGCAACAAAACCCGCAGGCATACCCACACAGCCATCTGACGGTCACAGGGACAGCTTTGAGGAAAGTGTCAAACTGTGGCTGAAAGAGCGTGACGGCAAGACGGGCAACGTCTTCCTCCATGCCCTGCACAGGCTGGACACGCCGGTCAGCGGTGCGGTTCTGTTCGCAAAGACCGACAAGGCACTCTCCAGACTAAATGCGTCCATGCGTGACAAAAAGCATAAAAAGGTCTATATGGCCGTTGTTGAAGGTGTTTTTAAGAATACTTCGGGCACTCTGAAGCATTACCACTCACATATGAGGTTCATGGCGAAAGTTACCGACAAGCCACACGAAGGCTCGAAAGAGGCTGTTTTAACCTATGAAGTGAAGGCTGTGGACGGCGGCAGGTCTCTTGTGGAAATTACGCTGGATACCGGAAGGTATCATCAGATACGAAGTCAGTTCGCCCATATCGGGCATCCCATATTCGGCGATGAGAAATACGGAAGCAAAAACAGGATGGACAGCGGAGCAATCGCCCTGCACCATTACAGAATGGGGTTCGTGCATCCGGTTTCAAAGGAATTTGTCACCGTGGTGTCCCCTTTGCCGGACGTTTTCCCTTTCAGCCGTTTTTCTGATCTTTAA
- a CDS encoding hydrogenase 3 maturation endopeptidase HyCI: protein MSDTIREILPSAKGLTLYVGLGNSLRGDDFAGSYIVTLIEGRDRIEKFDAGEKPENAYDKALEVKPVKAVFFDAADMGLPAGTVQIVYEDTLSIKAMSTHKVPLPLITKLIREETGAEIVICGIQPASVDFMKKMDESVKESCETLAKIINNSR, encoded by the coding sequence TTGTCTGATACCATCAGGGAGATACTCCCTTCCGCAAAAGGTCTCACCCTCTATGTCGGTCTGGGCAACAGCCTCAGAGGTGACGATTTTGCCGGCTCGTATATAGTGACGCTGATTGAAGGTCGGGACAGAATAGAAAAATTCGATGCTGGCGAAAAACCAGAAAACGCATACGACAAAGCACTGGAAGTGAAACCCGTAAAGGCCGTTTTTTTCGATGCGGCGGACATGGGGCTTCCGGCGGGAACCGTTCAGATAGTATATGAAGATACTCTGTCCATAAAAGCCATGAGCACCCATAAAGTACCTCTGCCGCTCATCACAAAGCTTATCCGTGAGGAAACGGGCGCAGAGATAGTTATCTGCGGAATACAGCCCGCAAGCGTTGATTTTATGAAAAAAATGGACGAATCCGTTAAGGAATCCTGTGAGACTCTTGCCAAGATCATCAACAACAGCCGCTGA